TCTGTACCAAATATCCCTAATCTGTCCCTTGTTATCAATCGCGGCCAAGCTATCCAAGCCTCTGCGAGCGCCTGTCGGATTAGATTGCAAACCATAAAGCAAAATATCATGAGGAGCATAATCGAAGGTTGGAGAATAAGGATACCTCACTGGATCAAATATTTCCTCGGCTGCCTGTATAAATTGTTGGCTGTTCAACACAGGTAAATAATTCAAATCAGGTTTACCTAAAAAATTTACAAACCCATCGTATTGTATTTTTACCTTTTCGTTTTTAGTTCCTTTTTTTGTTGTGATTACAATGACTCCGTTAGCTGCCCTGGCTCCCCAAATAGAAGCAGCAGAGGCATCTTTGAGCACCGTTATGTCCTCTACGTCTTGGGGATTAATTGAGTTTATATTCGTATCATCAGTCGCTATACCATCAACAACATACAATGGAGCACGAGGAGTGCCGCTAAAGCCTCCTGCTATTATTTCAGTACCAATAGTTGTTAATCCTCTCAGCAAAACAGGGTTTAATCTGCCACCTGGGCTATTATTGATCGTTAATCCGGCTACTAAACCGTCTAAACGCTGAATGATACTCATGCTACCTGACCTATTTGCTAAAATAGCCATATCAGGCTTCGCAAACGACCCTGCACTTCTTTCTTTAGGCAGCACCTGATAACCTGTATTTACGATTTCTACATTGTCTAGTTCAGAAGACTGAACCTCAAGTCTTATAGTCATGATATCTGTACTTGCCGGCACTTCTTTTACCTTATATCCTAAGTAAGTAATAGTTAATACGGAATTTTCATCCACATTAGGTAAAAAGAATGTTCCGTCATTTTTAGTCATTGCTGATATTGTACCGCCTTTTAATCTTACTGTTGCTCCTGGTAATGGTTGCCCATTTTCGTCAAGTACACGACCGCGCACATCAATCCTGGCAAAAGCAGAAGCCACCCGATCCAGAAAGGAAGGCACTTTCCTACTTATAACCACAGACTTGTCATTAATTACATAATTAAGGTTCTGGCCTGCAAAGGTACTTTTCAACACCTCTTCAAGGTTGGCATTCTCTACATTTACAGTTACCCGGCCAGCAGATTTGAGTACTGCAGCATCAAAAAAGAAATCTACACCAGTTTGTTTACGTATTTGTTGAAATACATTTTCCAGAGACACGTTCTGAGCCTTTAATGTTATTTTTTGCCCAAAACCTGCAGCACTAACATGCAGCATGGTTGCGATTAATATGAAAGTGGTCAATTTCATTATTAATATCAGTTTTTGGCAGCACCGTAAATTCGGCCCACCTGATTTTAAAGTATAATTCATACTTTTGGTTGAGTTGAGTAAGTGAAATGGTTTGTCGATTATTTCTTCCAGTTTATACTGGATTGGCTGACTTAACAAATTGCCGGGCAGGGAGTGAGAAATCTGCCTGGCTTTTTATTGAGCCCCCTCTTTGGTACTTTCGGGTCAATGTCTATTCATAATTTCAGTTGGTTTAGTTGTTTACATTTTGTACTATTATCTTTCTCCCTGCTACTTTAAACTGAACACGTTTTGTAAGTTCCATCATGGTAAGTACAGCAGATATATTTTTTGACCTAGATACAAATCCTCCAAGCTTAATCTTTTTAGTCAGCTCATCTTCAAATACAACGTCCACATTGTACCATCTGCTTACGATGCGCATGATACTTTCTATGCTTTCGTCTTTAAAAATAAAATCACCATTTTTCCAGGCCATTACTTCTTCAATATCGGCTTGACTTACGCGGAGGGTCTCACCCTGCAAGCTGGATTGCTGGCCCGGAGATAACACTACATCCTTTAGTTCTTTCGTCGCTAAGCGTCGTTGAGATGAAGCAAAGGACACTTTTACTGAGCCTTCTAACAAGGTAGTTTTTTTGTTATTTTCATCATCATATGCATTTACATTGAAATGCGTTCCTAAAACTTCTACCTGCTGATTTCCACTTTCTACTACAAATGCATGTGCCGGGTCTTTAAAAACTTCAAAATAAGCTTCACCGGAAAGTCGAATTTTACGTACACCCTGCTCAGTTAAGCCAGTTGTATAAGTCAAGCTCGACGATGCATTGAGCCACACCTTAGATTGATCCGGAAGCGTAACTACATAGGTTTCGCCTTTTGATGTACTTAAAGTATTCAGCACATTTGCATTACCAGTACCAGATTTAATTTCATAAACAATCTGCCCATCTGCAGTTTTCGAAATGGAAATACCTGATTCCTTCGCAATTTCTCCGTTAGCAGCATTCCCCAACCTGATCCTTTTCCCATTAGCTAAAGTTAACGTAGCACCCACTTTACCTGGCGCAATGTCATTCGCAACCAAATGGTCAAAAGATGCGGCCTTTCGCTCATCATTAAAAAAGTAAATGCCAAACAAGACAGAAACCAGCGCCGCCGCAACTATAGCGATACGAGGCCATAATTTAAAAAATCCACGTTTAGGAGCCGCCTCCGACTCATCAAAGGCCTGAATCTTAATTTTATTCCAGGTTGCCTCACATGCCGGATCACTTTCCACGGCATATTCAGTAGCCTCAAGCTCAGAAGCCAGGAACAGGGAGATTTCCTCATCATGCATATCCGCACCAATAAGCTGGAAAAGATGCTCCGTTTCCGCAGGGGAAGCTTCGCCTTTTACATACTTTGAAAATAGCACTTGAATAGGATTGGAATCTGTTTGCATTTTAGCATTTGTTAAAACCAGTTATTTTCTGGTTGTTTAAAAGATA
The Pedobacter sp. MC2016-14 DNA segment above includes these coding regions:
- a CDS encoding FecR family protein produces the protein MQTDSNPIQVLFSKYVKGEASPAETEHLFQLIGADMHDEEISLFLASELEATEYAVESDPACEATWNKIKIQAFDESEAAPKRGFFKLWPRIAIVAAALVSVLFGIYFFNDERKAASFDHLVANDIAPGKVGATLTLANGKRIRLGNAANGEIAKESGISISKTADGQIVYEIKSGTGNANVLNTLSTSKGETYVVTLPDQSKVWLNASSSLTYTTGLTEQGVRKIRLSGEAYFEVFKDPAHAFVVESGNQQVEVLGTHFNVNAYDDENNKKTTLLEGSVKVSFASSQRRLATKELKDVVLSPGQQSSLQGETLRVSQADIEEVMAWKNGDFIFKDESIESIMRIVSRWYNVDVVFEDELTKKIKLGGFVSRSKNISAVLTMMELTKRVQFKVAGRKIIVQNVNN